One Thermodesulfobacteriota bacterium genomic window, GATCGTTCCCCCTCTGTGGTGGCTGTCGGTTCTTCAGAATGATGCCGCCCCGGGTGTTGCAGGTTCTCTTGCGTGGGAATGATCTGCATAGGGCATGCCAACATCAGCCCACCCCCTGCCTCGCCGCCGAAGCCCCCGACCAGCCGCCCGAAAAGGCGTTTGGCTGGAAGACACCACCGGCCGTCCGCCAGCCTTGACACAATACCGGGGTGTGGCCAAATCTGTGGCACGCCACACTTCTGTGGCAACAGTGTCGCCACGCCGGCCAAGGGCGGCGGTCAAGATTCGCCTCCGGCGCGGCCGGCAATCAAGTCCAGGGGCAGGGCAGCAGAAGGCCGAAAAACGGGTGGGAACGGCGCGACCGGGAGGGCCGACGGTCAGGGAAGGGGTTCGTCAACCTCTGTGTCGATGTTGTGGGCCAGAATCTTGCGGTACAGGGTGCTGCGATCGATACCCAGGAGGCGTGCCGCCTTGGCCTTGTTGCCGCCCGCTTTTCGGAGCGCCCGCAGGATGCGCCCCACCTCGTCCCCGTCGTCCGCCGTCGCCTCTTCCCCGGGGAAGGCTGCCGCCCCGCCCTGCGGCGCGCCCGCCGCAAGGCGGCCAGCGGTGGCCGCCGGACCGGCTCCTGCCACCACGTCGGCCAGGAGGTGCTCCACGGTGATGGTGCTGCCCGGGCACAGCACGTAGGCCCTCTCCATGACGTGCTCCAGCTCCCGGACGTTGCCCGGCCAGGAATAGGCCTCCAACGCTGCCAGGGCCTGGTCGGACACCCCACTGATCCCCTTGTCCATCCGCGCGTTGAAGCGCTGCAAGAAGTGCTGGACGAGAAGCGGAATATCGCCCTGACGCTCCCGCAGGGGCGGAAGCATGATGTCCACCACCCGCAAGCGGAAGTAAAGATCTTCCCGGAAAGCGCCATCCCGGACCCGCTGCTTGAGGTCAGCGTTGGTGGCCGCAATGACCCGCACATCCACGTGGATGGGCTGATCCCGGCCCACTGGGTAGAAGGTGCGCTCCTGCAGAAAACGGAGCAGCCGGAGCTGCATCCGGGCCGAGATGTCGCCGATCTCGTCCAGGAACAAGGTGCCACCGTCCGCCTGCAGGATGCGTCCCAGCCGGTCCCGCTCGGCACCGGTGAAGGCGCCCTTCTTGTGACCAAAGAGCTCGCTCTCCAACAGGTCCTCCGGAATGGCGGTACAGTCCACCTTTACCAGGGGCCGACTCCGGCGCGGACTCTCGTTGTGAAGGGCCTCGGCCACCAGCTCCTTGCCGGTGCCGCTCTCGCCGGTGATGAGCACCGTGGTATCCACCTGGCCGACATTTTCGACCAGGGCATAGATCCGCTGCATGGCCACGCTTGCCCCGACCAGCCGGTGGAAGCTGGAACGGCGCCCCCGCTCGCCCAGGTCCTCCAGATGGGTGACGTCCCGGGCGGTAAGAACCACGCCGAGAAAACGACCCAGGTGATCCTGCAGGCGGGCCGCGGTCACGCTGAGGATGCCCCGGCTGCCATCCATCCGCAGCCATTCCAGGCGGTGCTCCCCGACCTCCTCCCGGTCCTTGAGCACCCGCAGCGCATCCCGCATCAGGGCCTGGGCTACCGGCTGCGCCAGGGTCGCCAGGCTGATGCCTGCCCCCAGCTCCGGCAGGAAGGCCTTGCACCAGTCCCGGGCCATGTCGTTCATGTCCACGACCTTGAGGTCAGGATCCAGGGTGATGATCAGCTCCCGGACAGAGCGCAGGATCGTTTCCTGAAAGTAGCGGCTGCGCTCCTTCTCCTCCTCAAAGCGCTCTTTTTCCTTCTGCAGCGCCCATTGTTCCAAGGCGCGGCCAGCCACCCGCAGCAGGGCATCCTTCTTCACCGGCTTGGGCAGATAGTCGAAGGCGCCGAGGCGCACCGCCTCGGTGGCGGTCTCGATGTTCGGGTAGCCGGTGATCATCACCACCGGGCAGCGGCGGCCGTCTTCCCGCACTTGGCGCAGAAAATCGATTCCCGAGGCCCCTTCCAGCACGATGTCGCTGATGATGAGGTCGAATTCCTGCTGCCGCACCGCAGCCAAAGCGGCCTCGAAGGTGCCCACCCCGGTGACCTCTCCGTAGCCGGCCAGCTCCAGGAAGCGCTCGAAGGTCAATCGCAGGTTTTCCTCATCGTCGATGACCAGGATGCGTGCTCCCTGATCGGCCTGCAGGCTCATGGCTTCCATCCTCGGTCCAGGCCCCCCGGGGACGCCGGCCATCGGCACCCGCGGGGACGAATGAAGGAAACACTGCACAATATCAAGAGGTTACAAAACAACGCACCCAAGAGCGTTGCATCCAGCAGCTAAGCGCAAAGCACGGATAAAGTCAAGAAGCTGTCGGCCGAGTGCGCGCCGGCCACCGCTGCCACAGCTGTGTTGCGGCAAGCCACCGGAGCAACGTCCGTGACGTGACCCTGCCTTCAGCAACGAGATCAATGGGTTAGGACGGAAATGCCCTTGACCTCCCCCAGAGGGCGGCCCGGAACGCCGCCGCGCCACCCCATGGATTTGGTCTTGACCGGGCTCCGCCACGGACCGTATAATGCAACACTTTTTTTTGCCCCAGTGCAGCAGACCCTGTTGCACGCGGCACTCGACAGGCCATGCCACGATCCGTCATTCCCAAGCTTCCCCGTTCCTCCCAGGCCGGCCCGCCGCCAGCCCTGCTCGACCGTCGTGCCTTCCTGCGCCTGGGGCTGGTGGTCACCGGCACCCTTTGCGGAGGCGGCATCCTCGGTCTAACCACGGCACGGCCAGCGCAGGCAGCCTTCCGGCTGCACCCCGCCGGGCCCCTGGGTAGCCATCCCTATTCGCCCCATCATGCCATGGTGGTGCGCCTGGACCGCTGCATCGGCTGCGAGCGGTGTGTGGAGGTTTGCGCAGCCACCAACAACGTGCCGGCGTACGGCTTCCGGATCGCGGTACTCGCCCGGGCCTTGCAGGACACTGATCAGGACCGGCCGCGGGAGTTCTTGCCCACCCTGTGCAACCACTGCAACAAGCCGCCCTGCACCCGGGCCTGCCCCTCCAAGGCCACCTACAAGGACAAGAAGACCGGCATCGTGCTGGTGGAAGGCCAACGGTGCATCGGCTGCCGGGCCTGCGTGGCGGCCTGCCCCTACAACGCCCGCTACATGAAAGACGAGACAGGCACGGTGGACAAGTGTGACTTCTGTTTCCACTCCCGCCTGGTTCGACGCAAGCCCGTGGCCTGCGCCGAGGCCTGCCCGGCCGCCGCCCTGGTCTTCGGTGACATCAAGGACTCGGAGAGCGAAGCCCATCGCCTGCTCCACGCGCCTGGCCAGACGATCTGGGTGCTGCGACCTGAGCTGGGCACCCTGCCCCATGTCTTTTACATCCGTGGCTGAGCCGCCATCGCTGCCCCGCACCGGAAAACCGTTACCCATGCCTTGCCCTGCCGCCCGCCGCCTCCTCGCCTCGTTCGGCCTGCTGGCCCTGGGCCTGTGCTCGGCCTGGCTCGCTGCGGCCCGGCCGCTCATGGCTGCGGCCCCGGCCC contains:
- a CDS encoding sigma 54-interacting transcriptional regulator; protein product: MSLQADQGARILVIDDEENLRLTFERFLELAGYGEVTGVGTFEAALAAVRQQEFDLIISDIVLEGASGIDFLRQVREDGRRCPVVMITGYPNIETATEAVRLGAFDYLPKPVKKDALLRVAGRALEQWALQKEKERFEEEKERSRYFQETILRSVRELIITLDPDLKVVDMNDMARDWCKAFLPELGAGISLATLAQPVAQALMRDALRVLKDREEVGEHRLEWLRMDGSRGILSVTAARLQDHLGRFLGVVLTARDVTHLEDLGERGRRSSFHRLVGASVAMQRIYALVENVGQVDTTVLITGESGTGKELVAEALHNESPRRSRPLVKVDCTAIPEDLLESELFGHKKGAFTGAERDRLGRILQADGGTLFLDEIGDISARMQLRLLRFLQERTFYPVGRDQPIHVDVRVIAATNADLKQRVRDGAFREDLYFRLRVVDIMLPPLRERQGDIPLLVQHFLQRFNARMDKGISGVSDQALAALEAYSWPGNVRELEHVMERAYVLCPGSTITVEHLLADVVAGAGPAATAGRLAAGAPQGGAAAFPGEEATADDGDEVGRILRALRKAGGNKAKAARLLGIDRSTLYRKILAHNIDTEVDEPLP
- a CDS encoding 4Fe-4S dicluster domain-containing protein, which codes for MPRSVIPKLPRSSQAGPPPALLDRRAFLRLGLVVTGTLCGGGILGLTTARPAQAAFRLHPAGPLGSHPYSPHHAMVVRLDRCIGCERCVEVCAATNNVPAYGFRIAVLARALQDTDQDRPREFLPTLCNHCNKPPCTRACPSKATYKDKKTGIVLVEGQRCIGCRACVAACPYNARYMKDETGTVDKCDFCFHSRLVRRKPVACAEACPAAALVFGDIKDSESEAHRLLHAPGQTIWVLRPELGTLPHVFYIRG